DNA from Candidatus Poribacteria bacterium:
AGACGACGGGTTTGAGCGTTTTTAATATAAAGGAGAGGGAATGAGCAGATATTTAGATTCAGTCTGTAAATTATGTCGCCGGGAAGGTGAAAAACTCTTTCTGAAAGGGCGCCGCTGCGACGGACCCAAGTGTTCTTTTGAACGCCGCAGTTATCCGCCTGGCGAACATGGCCAGGCTGTTCCTCGCAGAGGTCGCGGGGACAACTTCCGACGACAGTTGCGCGCCAAGCAGAAAGTCAAACGCACCTACGGTGTTTTTGAGAAACAATTTCGGAATTATTACTCCAAAGCAGCGCGCCAAACCGGTATCGCTGGCGAAAACTTAATTAGTTTCCTTGAACGCCGGTTAGATAATGTCGTTTATCGACTCGGGTTCGCAACTTCCAGAAATCAAGCGCGCCAACTTGTGAAGCATAACCATTTCACCGTCAATGGCAAACGGGTTAACATCCCTTCTTATGTTGTGAAAGTCGGTGATGTCATTACACCACGCGAACGGAGCCAACACCTCGCGACGATTCAAGAAGCATTAGATTATTCGCAGCATCGCGGGGCACCTGAATGGTTGGAAATCGATAGGGACAAACCAGAAGGGCGTGTTCAGGGGGCACCAGTGGTGGAGCAGATCGCCCTGGACCTTGAAATACAACTCATCATTGAACTTTACTCCCGATAGGTACATCCACCACACAGATGTGTTACTACATATCGGTTTTACAAACCCGTATGTGATACTATAGCGTACGTATATACAATCAAGAGTTTAGCGGAAACCTACCTCGCGCGAGGAAATTAGGGGATATCCAAAAATACAATACAGACACAAAATTAAGAGAGCGTGTACCAGACAAAAGCACGCTGCCGCTCAGTTTATCCGTATGCTAACATTTAATTCATTCCTATAGGAGGAAATGATGATAAGGTCCGAGCTAGAAAAGCCCGAACGGCTGAAAACTGATACAGTCTCCTTACGCCCCAATTACGCGAAGTATACCGCTGAACCTTTCGAGCGCGGATTTGGGATGACCCTCGGCAATTCACTACGCCGAGTCCTCCTTTCCTCAATTAAAGGTGCAGCGATTACAGCTGTTCAAATTGAGCAAGTAAAGCACGAGTACGCTACGATTCCCGGAGTCCTGGAAGATGTCGTACAGATTATTCTCAATCTCAAAGAGATCCGATTAAACATATCCACCGACGATCCAATGCGACTCACACTGAAAGCAGAAGGATCCGGCGAGGTCACAGCCGCTGACATTCGCCCTAATGCATACGTCGAGATTATAAACCCTGACCAGCATATCGCGACCCTCGATGAATGCGAAGGATTGGACATAGAGATTCATGTGCAAACCGGAAGAGGATACTCTCTCGCTGAAGAGCATAGACCACCGAGACACGAAATCGGATTGATTCCCGTTGACGCAAAGTTCTCACCCGTTGAGAAAGTCAACTTTTGGGTAGAGGAAACGCGTGTCGGGGATATGACGAACTTCGATAAGCTCAACCTTGAAGTCTGGACGGATGCTACTATCACAGCGAAGGAAGCTGTCACACGCGCTGCCGACATCTTGCTGGAACAACTCGAGATCTTTACAGAATTTGACGAAAGTTATGTTGAACCGGAACCTGAGATTGATGAGGCGAAACTCCGGCGCAACCGCTACCTCGCTAAGCCCGTCTCCGAGCTTGAACTCTCAGTCCGAGCCAGCAACTGCCTTGAAACTGCAAATATTAAAACGATACGAGAACTCGTCACAAAAGAGGAAAAGGATATGTTGGAATACAAGAATTTCGGGCGCACATCGCTGAACGAAATTAAGGAACAACTTGACAACATGGGACTTTCCCTCGGAATGAATCTGGACGATGTAGACGACGCGGACATCGAAGAAGAAGATATGATGCAAGCTCCCTTGCAACCACCTACCTAAATTCTTCACGACAACGCGTACATGGAGGAAGACGATGCGCCACAGAAAACGTGGAAGGAAATTGGGACGAACGACAAGTCATCGAAAAGCGCTTTTCCGCAACCAAGCCACGGCACTATTTGAACACGAACAAATTCGGACAACACTACCGAAATGTAAAGAACTTCGGCGTGTCGCTGAAAAGTTGATTACGCTCGCAAAACGCGGAGATCTACCCTCACGTCGGCAAGCCGCAAAGATGCTCTATGGGACCAACCTGCATTACAAACCCAGAAGAGGAGAAGAGGGCAGCGGAATCGATAAACAGAACGTCCTGCGTAAACTGTTCGATGACATTGGACCTCGGTATCAAGACCGAAACGGCGGATACACACGTATCATACGCGGTGAGCTCCGAAAAGGCGACGGCACCCAGATGGGTTATATTCAACTGGTTTAATGGTTGTCAGATTGCTTCGCAGTGAGAATTATCAGTCATCGGTTAAGAGAGATTCTACCAATCCACCCCTGCTTGAAGAACTTCAAGCAGGGGCAATTGTTAACAGAGTCCTCTTAACTGAAAACCAATAACCAACCTAAAACCGATATGCAGCGGACACGAATACGCGATGCGTAAGCCGTTCCGTGGTAAGTTGATTTTTGCTTCGTTGCCAAGTGCCGAGCATATACGCCACATCAAGTTTCAGCGAATCCTCAAAGATTTGGCCTGCCCCCAGTGTCAAGAAATCACGTGCGTTTTCAACCTCAGCATCCGTGAATGGAATCGTATCTCGAAAATAACCGAGACGGACGTGTGTACCAATAGCAGGTATTCGGTATTCCGCACCGATCCTCGCTTGGAGCGTTGTCGCATAGAACTTCTCAAAGTTATCCTTTGAAATGTCATCTGCAGGAGGGGCTGGATCGTAGCGAGTTTGGGTCCAGTCTGTGAGTTGGATGTCACCCGCCAGGATTAACTGTTTATTTAGCAATTTCACAGCCACGCCTGTTCCAATTTCAAAGGGACGCTCAATATCAAACGTTTGTGCCCCGTCGAGGACATCAGATGTTTCCTCACCGTCATCATAGACCACCCGAGTTGATTCATACCAGAGTTCATCAACGCCCAATTCGACGGGTGTGACGAAGGTTAGACCGAGGCTAAGAGTATCTGTCAGGTTCGCCAAAAGTCCTATCCTACCGCCTAAACCTGAATACTCTCGGTCAATTTCATCGTCGTACCTGAAGCGTGACAAGTCACTATCCACCTTCAATAGATCGGTGCCTGTCGCATCCAACTCATTCAAGCTACTCCCTTGCCAAAAGTCCAACGAACCGCCAATAAGGACCCGTTTTGACACGTACACACTCGTGCCTAAACTCCATATCCCAATGCCGCCACTATTTATGTTAGTTTCATCAACAGCGAACCCGCTAAAGTCAGTTCCTGAGCTCGGATCAATGCCTTGAATGGCAGTTTGGTAGTCGAAATTTTGTGGACGATTGTACCCGAAACCAACTGCCCAACCCCCACGTCTCGTCTGGATCGGATAAACGAATCCGATAGAATTCGGACGCATCTGTGAGCGGGTCGTCCCGGTTATCTCATCACCGGCAAAGTACGTATCTGTACTCGCTGTGTTATGCGAAAAACTGCTAAAAAATTCAAACTTTTGGATTTGCGCCATCCCCGCAGGATTCCAATAGAGCGCGGTGAAATCATCAGCGAGTGCGACAGAGGCACCGCCCATTCCCATCGTCCGTGCCCCAACGCCGAACGTATTCCCGATCGCCATCTCTTCTACTTGTGCTACGCCGACAGTTGTAAAGAACACGGCAGCAAACAGGAAAATAAAAGTCGTATACACTGTTCGTTTCATCGTTCCGATTCCTCCATTTTTTAATTTTTCCTTGCGGTTCATTCAGGTGGGTGTTTTTGCTTGGGTGTTTCCCCAAGGATTTTGAAGTGTTCCTCCATAGACCCACCGTTCCACTATTTTTCGTTCCGATTGTTCGTGCGTCGCTGCAGTCGTTCCGATCTTGACTTTGGTGAAGTCACGCTGCGTGAACTCCGAGAACGTTTATTTTCCAACCGCAAATCCCCTTTTTTGTACGTCCGCCGTGAAAGTGGCACATACCGACTCCCACGATAGTACCGTCGGTAGACGTTTGTATAAGGATAATAGCCTCGATAATAGGGTGCGTAACCGTAGTACCTGTATCCGTAAAACCAAGGATGCGGATAATAGCGCGCAACCGGTGGATAATAGCCATACGGATATGGTATGTAAGGCATCCAATAGTTATCGTAACTGGAAGGATACGCGTAAACGGTACGACGGGTA
Protein-coding regions in this window:
- the rpsD gene encoding 30S ribosomal protein S4, with product MSRYLDSVCKLCRREGEKLFLKGRRCDGPKCSFERRSYPPGEHGQAVPRRGRGDNFRRQLRAKQKVKRTYGVFEKQFRNYYSKAARQTGIAGENLISFLERRLDNVVYRLGFATSRNQARQLVKHNHFTVNGKRVNIPSYVVKVGDVITPRERSQHLATIQEALDYSQHRGAPEWLEIDRDKPEGRVQGAPVVEQIALDLEIQLIIELYSR
- a CDS encoding DNA-directed RNA polymerase subunit alpha, whose protein sequence is MMIRSELEKPERLKTDTVSLRPNYAKYTAEPFERGFGMTLGNSLRRVLLSSIKGAAITAVQIEQVKHEYATIPGVLEDVVQIILNLKEIRLNISTDDPMRLTLKAEGSGEVTAADIRPNAYVEIINPDQHIATLDECEGLDIEIHVQTGRGYSLAEEHRPPRHEIGLIPVDAKFSPVEKVNFWVEETRVGDMTNFDKLNLEVWTDATITAKEAVTRAADILLEQLEIFTEFDESYVEPEPEIDEAKLRRNRYLAKPVSELELSVRASNCLETANIKTIRELVTKEEKDMLEYKNFGRTSLNEIKEQLDNMGLSLGMNLDDVDDADIEEEDMMQAPLQPPT
- the rplQ gene encoding 50S ribosomal protein L17: MRHRKRGRKLGRTTSHRKALFRNQATALFEHEQIRTTLPKCKELRRVAEKLITLAKRGDLPSRRQAAKMLYGTNLHYKPRRGEEGSGIDKQNVLRKLFDDIGPRYQDRNGGYTRIIRGELRKGDGTQMGYIQLV
- a CDS encoding outer membrane protein transport protein, with product MKRTVYTTFIFLFAAVFFTTVGVAQVEEMAIGNTFGVGARTMGMGGASVALADDFTALYWNPAGMAQIQKFEFFSSFSHNTASTDTYFAGDEITGTTRSQMRPNSIGFVYPIQTRRGGWAVGFGYNRPQNFDYQTAIQGIDPSSGTDFSGFAVDETNINSGGIGIWSLGTSVYVSKRVLIGGSLDFWQGSSLNELDATGTDLLKVDSDLSRFRYDDEIDREYSGLGGRIGLLANLTDTLSLGLTFVTPVELGVDELWYESTRVVYDDGEETSDVLDGAQTFDIERPFEIGTGVAVKLLNKQLILAGDIQLTDWTQTRYDPAPPADDISKDNFEKFYATTLQARIGAEYRIPAIGTHVRLGYFRDTIPFTDAEVENARDFLTLGAGQIFEDSLKLDVAYMLGTWQRSKNQLTTERLTHRVFVSAAYRF